In the genome of Coraliomargarita algicola, one region contains:
- a CDS encoding DUF5069 domain-containing protein, producing the protein MTQATLKPISPYTETLGMLYFPRMLDKIRKHAASQLHDDFHKSLGVALDGRCCAYLRVAYPDLVKRTLNGDSDEAIFDWCQENGRGLDEVDLLIWNEYARKIGWNDARSQALADYKSDSGIRHREDIHTMFDYMEVDEGRDGIQIA; encoded by the coding sequence ATGACTCAAGCGACACTGAAGCCGATCTCTCCCTACACAGAAACGCTTGGCATGCTCTATTTTCCGCGCATGCTGGATAAAATTCGCAAGCACGCGGCCTCGCAACTGCACGATGATTTCCACAAGAGCTTGGGCGTGGCCTTAGATGGACGCTGCTGTGCCTATCTACGTGTCGCCTACCCCGACTTGGTGAAACGCACTTTGAATGGCGACAGCGACGAAGCGATCTTTGACTGGTGCCAAGAGAATGGCCGCGGCTTAGACGAAGTTGATCTACTGATTTGGAATGAATATGCGCGCAAAATCGGCTGGAACGACGCCCGCAGTCAGGCGCTGGCAGACTACAAGTCGGACAGCGGCATTCGTCACCGTGAAGACATACATACGATGTTTGACTACATGGAGGTCGACGAAGGCCGCGACGGCATCCAGATCGCATAG
- a CDS encoding sulfatase-like hydrolase/transferase, with protein sequence MEPFDASMPQILKENGVYTHLVTDHYHYFEDGGTNYHTKYSSYEAFRGQEGDSWVGQVRDPEIPADAAGRHGLKDYKAARQDWINRQVMTEESQQPQSRVFRAGLDFIERNKDDDDDDDDDDDDDDDDDDDDDDDWFLQIETFDPHEPFFANQCYKSLYFEPHYRDYKGPHFDWPNYEMVNGRVELAEHARYEYASLVAMCDAKLGAVLDAMDTNHMWEDTMLVVCTDHGFLLGEHDWWAKVMMPWWEETARTPFFVWDPRTKKAGESRESLVQPAIDLAPTVLGCFNQEIPTSMTGHDLSPVIEKDEAV encoded by the coding sequence ATGGAACCTTTCGATGCCTCGATGCCTCAAATTTTGAAAGAGAACGGTGTCTATACACATTTAGTTACTGACCATTATCATTATTTTGAAGATGGAGGCACCAATTACCACACAAAATACTCGAGTTATGAAGCTTTTCGTGGGCAAGAAGGCGATTCTTGGGTGGGGCAGGTACGTGATCCTGAAATCCCAGCTGATGCTGCAGGGCGTCACGGACTGAAAGATTATAAGGCTGCTCGCCAGGATTGGATCAATCGCCAAGTGATGACCGAGGAAAGCCAACAGCCACAAAGTCGTGTTTTTCGCGCAGGCTTGGATTTTATTGAGCGTAATAAAGATGATGATGATGATGATGATGATGATGATGATGATGATGATGATGATGATGATGATGATGATGATGACTGGTTTCTCCAGATCGAGACCTTTGATCCGCATGAGCCTTTCTTTGCTAACCAGTGTTATAAAAGTCTATATTTTGAGCCGCATTACCGCGATTATAAGGGACCGCATTTCGACTGGCCCAATTATGAAATGGTGAATGGGCGTGTCGAATTGGCGGAGCATGCTCGATATGAATATGCATCTTTGGTCGCCATGTGTGACGCTAAATTGGGAGCCGTATTGGATGCGATGGATACTAACCACATGTGGGAAGATACCATGTTGGTGGTCTGCACTGATCATGGCTTCTTGCTCGGAGAGCATGACTGGTGGGCAAAAGTGATGATGCCATGGTGGGAGGAGACTGCTCGGACGCCTTTCTTTGTTTGGGATCCGCGGACGAAGAAAGCAGGAGAGTCACGTGAGTCACTGGTGCAACCTGCCATCGACCTTGCGCCGACAGTGCTTGGATGTTTCAACCAAGAGATTCCTACTAGTATGACGGGCCACGATTTGAGCCCAGTGATTGAGAAGGATGAAGCCGTGTGA
- a CDS encoding AraC family transcriptional regulator, whose protein sequence is MAEGILTADEFKQTENWLKKFAQPTGIFAALDGYALAVQRAARNLDLRVPEDVAILGAGDDDFQVEFEAIPLSSIRLPARKIGYEAGALLDRRLSDPHADLESIQLPVQDIALRRSTDVQYCDDPLVAKAVRLIREHPNIRVTQVVQAVGISRTGLQSRFLKMLGRGILSEIQRVRLQRAQTLLSTTDDKQEVIAELSGFASVQRFSYCFQQAFKMSPGTYRRQSKVR, encoded by the coding sequence GTGGCTGAAGGCATCCTCACCGCCGATGAATTTAAACAGACCGAGAACTGGCTCAAAAAGTTCGCCCAACCGACTGGTATCTTTGCCGCTCTTGACGGCTATGCACTGGCCGTGCAACGGGCTGCCCGCAATCTCGACTTACGCGTGCCCGAAGACGTCGCCATTCTCGGTGCTGGCGATGACGACTTTCAAGTAGAATTTGAAGCCATTCCACTTTCCAGTATTCGCTTGCCCGCCCGAAAGATCGGCTATGAAGCCGGTGCACTACTCGATCGCCGACTTAGCGATCCACATGCCGACCTAGAGTCGATCCAACTGCCAGTGCAGGACATTGCTCTCCGGCGCTCGACCGATGTGCAATACTGCGATGATCCCCTGGTTGCCAAAGCCGTACGACTCATCAGAGAGCACCCGAACATTCGCGTGACACAAGTCGTTCAAGCGGTCGGCATCTCCCGAACTGGATTGCAAAGCCGCTTCTTAAAAATGCTCGGACGCGGCATCCTCAGCGAGATTCAACGCGTGCGCCTACAACGCGCCCAAACGCTCCTATCCACCACCGACGACAAACAGGAAGTCATCGCCGAACTCTCTGGATTCGCCAGCGTGCAACGCTTCAGTTATTGCTTTCAACAAGCATTTAAAATGTCCCCTGGCACCTACAGGCGTCAGTCAAAAGTCCGATGA
- a CDS encoding beta-mannosidase yields MKTIFSLNSANWFFRDCSNQEWLPATVPGCVHADLVACDKIPDPYYGSNELDLQWIEERDWEYQTEFEVSGALLESDVIELLADGLDTVATVWLNDVKIGASDNMYIAHCWKVQKYLKVGVNTLRIRFESAMDYIRNHRTSFTPPVDHLDPVGNSVRIRKEPCQFGWDWGPRLVTAGVWRDIRLEAWSVATLDRFTVDQIHSDKGSVSLSVAAQLSGRKFGVRYVVEVSFEGDVVASAEADAETMAELSIPKPQLWWPAGQGAQPLYTVTVTAFTKDGSELGQKSKRIGLRTVKLDRSKDEWGESFQFVVNGRPVFAKGANWIPADCFVAGLKREDYARDLIAAVQANMNCVRVWGGGIYESEDFYDLCDELGLMVWQDFMFSCILVPADKSFLKSVKVEAVQQVARLRDRACLALWCGNNELPQLNQKFFAAKPKLKRDYVKLFHELLPSIVEAGSAGTDYWPSSEWRGVFESGHELGEKSGDTHYWDVWHSRHPVKDYEKWNFRFCSEFGMQSYSSPQTNATFAPQDSNVFGPIMENHQKNTAGNQVILYYVSQRYRFPKSQDDLIWLSQLNQAYCMQIGVEHYRRLMPRCMGAIYWQLNDCWPVASWSSIEYTGRWKALHYAARRFNAPALVSAHVRGDEIVGKGNYRETSIREVDLYTVYDAPKSAKGTLIWDLYHMDGRQLQTSKKSVRLRHGQSVLHKTVDLSQAMAEHGRENIYLKIALLIGGDIVSEQSVLLAPPRFIDFPEAKTQAEVKIESAKEAVITFTSTAYQHAFTFDFDDSNYKVLDNGFDLYPNEPKQVRVELKQRVSKKNLLNALSYKSLKDSY; encoded by the coding sequence ATGAAAACAATTTTCTCCTTAAACTCCGCGAATTGGTTTTTTCGCGATTGCTCGAATCAAGAATGGTTACCGGCAACCGTGCCTGGCTGTGTGCATGCTGATCTGGTGGCTTGTGACAAGATTCCAGACCCTTACTATGGTAGTAATGAGTTGGATCTGCAGTGGATCGAAGAGCGCGATTGGGAGTATCAGACTGAGTTTGAGGTGTCGGGAGCTTTACTCGAATCGGATGTGATTGAATTGTTGGCCGATGGCTTGGATACCGTTGCGACGGTCTGGCTGAACGATGTGAAAATCGGTGCTTCAGATAACATGTATATCGCGCATTGTTGGAAGGTGCAGAAGTATCTTAAAGTAGGAGTGAATACACTCCGAATTCGTTTTGAGAGTGCGATGGACTATATTCGGAATCACCGCACCAGCTTCACGCCGCCTGTGGACCATTTGGATCCGGTGGGAAATTCCGTGCGGATTCGTAAGGAGCCGTGTCAGTTTGGTTGGGATTGGGGTCCACGTTTGGTCACTGCCGGTGTCTGGCGTGATATCCGTTTGGAGGCGTGGAGTGTGGCGACCTTGGATCGCTTTACGGTGGATCAAATTCATTCTGACAAAGGTTCGGTTTCACTCTCCGTTGCCGCTCAACTTTCCGGTCGAAAGTTCGGTGTTCGCTATGTGGTCGAGGTGAGTTTCGAGGGTGATGTGGTCGCCTCTGCGGAAGCCGATGCCGAGACAATGGCGGAACTGAGTATTCCGAAGCCACAGCTCTGGTGGCCAGCGGGGCAGGGCGCGCAACCGCTCTATACCGTGACTGTGACTGCCTTTACCAAGGATGGTTCTGAACTGGGACAGAAGTCCAAGCGTATCGGACTGCGTACAGTCAAGCTAGACCGATCCAAGGATGAATGGGGTGAGTCATTCCAGTTCGTGGTGAACGGTCGTCCTGTCTTTGCCAAGGGCGCGAACTGGATTCCTGCCGACTGCTTTGTGGCCGGACTCAAGCGTGAGGACTATGCGCGTGATCTGATTGCTGCGGTTCAGGCCAATATGAACTGTGTGCGTGTCTGGGGCGGTGGCATTTACGAGAGCGAAGATTTTTACGATCTCTGCGATGAGCTTGGGCTGATGGTGTGGCAGGACTTCATGTTCTCTTGCATTCTGGTGCCGGCAGATAAATCCTTCTTGAAAAGTGTGAAGGTGGAGGCGGTGCAACAAGTGGCGCGCTTACGAGACCGTGCCTGCCTTGCGCTCTGGTGTGGTAACAATGAGTTGCCTCAGTTGAACCAGAAATTCTTCGCGGCGAAACCCAAGTTGAAGCGCGATTACGTAAAGCTGTTTCATGAGCTGCTGCCATCGATTGTTGAAGCGGGCAGCGCCGGCACCGACTACTGGCCGAGTTCTGAGTGGCGCGGTGTGTTCGAGAGTGGTCATGAGTTGGGCGAGAAGTCGGGCGATACCCACTACTGGGATGTCTGGCACTCGCGTCATCCGGTGAAAGATTACGAAAAGTGGAATTTCCGCTTTTGCTCCGAATTCGGTATGCAGAGTTACTCCTCGCCGCAAACCAACGCGACTTTTGCACCCCAGGATTCCAATGTCTTCGGGCCGATCATGGAGAACCACCAGAAAAATACGGCGGGCAATCAGGTGATTCTCTATTACGTATCGCAGCGCTACCGTTTTCCCAAGTCGCAGGATGACTTGATTTGGCTGTCACAGTTGAACCAAGCCTATTGTATGCAAATCGGTGTCGAGCACTATCGACGCCTAATGCCGAGATGTATGGGGGCGATTTACTGGCAGCTCAATGATTGCTGGCCGGTGGCGTCTTGGTCCTCAATTGAATACACTGGGCGATGGAAGGCGCTGCACTATGCGGCGCGTCGTTTCAACGCCCCGGCCTTAGTGAGTGCACATGTCCGCGGTGATGAGATCGTAGGGAAGGGTAATTATCGCGAGACAAGCATTCGTGAGGTCGATCTCTATACGGTGTATGATGCGCCGAAATCGGCGAAGGGCACTTTGATCTGGGACCTGTATCATATGGACGGACGTCAGCTTCAGACTTCCAAAAAATCAGTGCGCCTACGTCATGGTCAAAGTGTGCTGCATAAGACCGTAGATCTGAGTCAGGCGATGGCGGAGCATGGTCGTGAGAACATCTACCTGAAAATCGCATTGCTCATCGGTGGAGACATCGTCAGCGAGCAAAGTGTTTTGCTCGCGCCACCGCGTTTCATCGATTTTCCCGAGGCAAAGACTCAAGCAGAGGTGAAGATCGAATCTGCGAAGGAAGCCGTCATCACATTCACTTCCACGGCGTATCAACACGCGTTCACCTTCGATTTTGACGACTCCAATTATAAAGTGCTCGATAATGGCTTTGATTTATATCCGAACGAGCCCAAGCAAGTCCGTGTGGAATTGAAGCAACGCGTTTCGAAAAAGAACTTGTTAAACGCGCTCTCCTATAAATCGCTCAAAGATAGTTATTGA
- a CDS encoding PA14 domain-containing protein: MKVIFISIVLHIVAAFVAGIITVANVVIKEDTRFEEVPAIEEIEIPKEQKVTIVPNPPKAQPMNHLKMRPVTDISVASIDVDLPSMDQSFTVSAALGSTGGGRLNLGAGLGMNINQFPDIIGFGTTKKMAYAWEGTVYLFKPKKINRILDEKEKIGGLKDGRRQSSKIYNHVLNLPTQNFSEGFPGVTDQFEWFAVDFEVKLFWPAKLAGEYEFRLASDDGSVLFIDRELVVNNDGNHAMATETGTFKLDQGLHRFQLVYYQGPATKLGLVLEYREVGSEEWQLFDLKEYIQYQID; this comes from the coding sequence ATGAAAGTTATTTTCATTAGTATAGTATTGCATATTGTTGCCGCCTTCGTGGCTGGAATCATCACCGTGGCCAATGTTGTTATCAAAGAGGACACGCGATTTGAAGAGGTTCCCGCCATCGAAGAAATTGAAATCCCCAAAGAGCAGAAGGTGACAATCGTGCCAAATCCGCCCAAGGCTCAGCCGATGAACCATCTAAAGATGCGCCCAGTCACAGACATCTCCGTAGCCAGTATCGATGTCGACCTGCCATCAATGGATCAAAGTTTCACCGTCAGTGCAGCACTTGGCTCCACCGGGGGCGGACGCTTAAACTTGGGCGCAGGGCTCGGCATGAACATCAACCAATTCCCTGACATTATAGGTTTTGGAACGACTAAAAAAATGGCGTACGCATGGGAAGGCACCGTCTATTTATTCAAGCCCAAGAAAATTAACCGAATCCTAGACGAGAAAGAAAAAATCGGCGGACTCAAAGATGGCAGACGTCAGAGCTCGAAAATCTATAACCACGTCCTAAACCTCCCTACACAGAACTTCAGCGAAGGATTTCCTGGTGTCACAGATCAATTCGAATGGTTTGCCGTCGATTTTGAAGTCAAACTTTTTTGGCCTGCGAAACTTGCTGGCGAATATGAATTCCGCCTCGCATCCGATGATGGATCGGTGCTGTTCATTGACCGAGAACTCGTGGTGAACAACGATGGCAACCATGCAATGGCCACGGAAACAGGCACATTTAAACTAGACCAAGGCCTACATCGCTTTCAGCTAGTTTACTACCAAGGGCCGGCCACAAAACTCGGCTTAGTATTGGAATATCGAGAAGTAGGTTCCGAAGAGTGGCAGCTCTTCGACCTAAAGGAATACATACAGTATCAAATCGATTAA